GTGGTTCGGCCTGGGGCAATCAGATCGCGGATGAACAGGCGTTGTTTGGGTAAGGAGTCGATGCCGGGGAGGCGTTGGGGTTCGACGACGCCTTCGGGAATGTCCTTGGAGAGCAACGCGGCATTCACCGGAATGCTGATGCGCTTGCCGCCTTCAACGCTGGAGGCGAAGGCTTTGAGGGCTTCGCTTTTGACCACACAGGCGCCGAGGCTGTCTTGGGGCTGGGATGCTGTTGGGCTGGGCAGTCGAGCGAACTCTTGCTCAATCTCGCCAAGCCGGGTTTTCAGCTGGATTTCGGCTTCGGTCAGACTGTTGAATTTCAGCGCCAGTTCATCGACGGCTGCCTTGGTTTGCTCGGATAAACTGCCAGCCTTGCGCGCTTCGCTCATGGCCTCCTCGGCCTGCTTGCTGAAGGCGCTGGAGGCACGTTCCAGCTCGGCGGAGACCTGTTTGAGCAGGTCGTGGGTGGTGTCGGACATGGTTTATCCTCCCGGTTGCTGTGGGATGGCAGCCCGAAGCCGGGCCAGGGCGAGTTCCAGTTCAGTCACAGGGTTGTGCTGCAAGCGGTTCAGGTAACGGCGTGCCAGAAGGCCTGCCGGTTTTGCGCCTTGCTTGATAGCGTCAGAGGCAAGTAAATCGTCGGCAAAACCCTGCTCAACGGCGGCGCTACCGGCGATCCAACTGTCGGCGTTCATCAGTTGTTGCATTGCGTCTTGGGAGTCGCCGGTGCGGGCGGCGTAGATGTCTGCCATGGCCTGATCGAACGGCGCCAGCCTCTCCGCCATATCCATCAGGTCATAACGATTGCCCATGGCAACGACCCAGCAGTTGTGGATGTTCAGGAACCCGGCACGAGCGATGCGAACCTCATCTCCGGCCATTGCGACAATTGATGCTGCCGATGCGGCCAGTCCCAATACCTTGATGACGACCTTGCCGGAGTACTCCCGCAGCAGGTTGTATATCGCCAGGCCTTCGAACATGTCGCCGCCGGGTGAGTTGACGTTCACCGTGACATCGGCGCCGTGGATAGCGCGTAACGCGGCGGCGATTCGTTTGGCGGTGACGCCTTCGCCGGTCCAGGGATCGAAGCCGATGGGGTCGAAGATCGAGATCGTGTGCTCATCCTCGTTGGCGGCTTGGATCGAGGGATTCCAGCGCTCCAACGCCAAGGGCCGAACTTCGCCGGACAGGTCTGGACAAGATGGCAGCCGAGGCAAAGGGAGCAATGAACGAGTCGCCATATAAATCTCCGATGGGTGATGCAAACCTGGGAACCAAATCTCGATAAGCAGAAAAATTAGAATGCTTAGGGTTAGCCCTCGAAAGGCAAAATGCTACTATCGCTGTTTATTCAGAGGGAATTGGGGTTATGTCCATCAGCAATTTGATCAAACACTTTAAGTCTTCACCAACACTAACTACTGATGTCAGTGACTTCACTTATATAGAGCCACTTGGTGAAGGAGGAAATAGCACGGTCCTCCTTTTTGAAAAAGGACGTACGAAATACGCGGTCAAATTTCTTGAAATCCATGAAATAAAGAAAATACAACGTTTTAAAGATGAATATTTTTGTGCCGCACAGATACCAACCCACCCAAACATCTCCCAACTGTTTCACTTCGACAAAGTAGAAATATCAGGATCACCCTACTTTATAGTCATAATGAAGGCTTATTCAGGCACTCTAAAAATCCTAAAAAACGATAACGATAACGACCTAACTGGCAACCTATGGAGTATTTTCCAAAACCTCTGCAATGGTCTAAAACACCTGCATAACCATGGGATAACCCATCGAGATATCAAGCCACAAAATATTTTCCTAGACGCCAAGACCGGTCAGTACGTAATCGGAGACTTGGGAATCGCACACTTTGACGAAGATAGATTTACAAAAGAAGCAAAAACAAAAGCAAACGAGCGCACCGGCAATTATTTGTTCAGTGCTCCGGAGCAAGCAAACAACAATGAGCGTGCAACTTTTTCCAGCGATATATTCGCACTAGGCCAAGTAATGCACTGGCTAGTCACAGGTACCGCTAACAGAGGTATAGATCGAAGTAAATTCTCGAAAGAGAAC
The genomic region above belongs to Pseudomonas poae and contains:
- a CDS encoding Clp protease ClpP — translated: MALERWNPSIQAANEDEHTISIFDPIGFDPWTGEGVTAKRIAAALRAIHGADVTVNVNSPGGDMFEGLAIYNLLREYSGKVVIKVLGLAASAASIVAMAGDEVRIARAGFLNIHNCWVVAMGNRYDLMDMAERLAPFDQAMADIYAARTGDSQDAMQQLMNADSWIAGSAAVEQGFADDLLASDAIKQGAKPAGLLARRYLNRLQHNPVTELELALARLRAAIPQQPGG